A stretch of the Mycobacterium shigaense genome encodes the following:
- the leuC gene encoding 3-isopropylmalate dehydratase large subunit codes for MAAGKPRTLAEKVWDDHVVVSGEGSAPDLIYIDLHLVHEVTSPQAFDGLRLAGRPVHRTDLTLATEDHNVPTVGIDKPIADPVSRTQVETLRHNCAEFGVRLYPMGDIEQGIVHVVGPQLGLTQPGMTIVCGDSHTSTHGAFGALAMGIGTSEVEHVLATQTLPLRPFKTMAVNVDGELPAGVSAKDVILALIAKIGTGGGQGHVIEYRGSAIESLSMEGRMTVCNMSIEAGARAGMVAPDETTYEFLRGRPHAPTGAQWDAAVDYWQQLRTDDGAVFDTEVFLDAASLSPFVTWGTNPGQGVPLAAAVPDPEMLADDDERQAAEKALAYMDLRPGMPMRDIAVDAVFVGSCTNGRIEDLRVVADILRGRKVAPGVRMLVVPGSMRVRAQAEAEGLGEIFVTAGAEWRQAGCSMCLGMNPDQLAPGERCAATSNRNFEGRQGKGGRTHLVSPAVAAATALRGTLSAPADLA; via the coding sequence ATGGCAGCCGGCAAGCCGCGCACCCTGGCCGAGAAAGTCTGGGACGACCATGTTGTCGTCTCGGGCGAAGGCAGCGCGCCCGACCTGATCTACATCGATCTGCATCTGGTGCACGAGGTCACCAGCCCACAGGCTTTCGACGGCCTGCGATTGGCGGGCCGACCGGTGCACCGCACCGACCTGACCCTGGCCACCGAGGACCACAACGTGCCCACCGTCGGCATCGACAAGCCGATCGCAGACCCGGTGTCGCGCACCCAAGTCGAGACCCTGCGCCACAACTGCGCAGAATTCGGGGTCCGGCTCTACCCGATGGGCGATATCGAGCAGGGCATCGTTCACGTCGTCGGCCCGCAATTGGGTCTCACGCAACCGGGAATGACGATCGTCTGCGGCGACAGCCACACGTCGACGCACGGCGCATTCGGTGCGCTAGCAATGGGCATCGGCACCTCGGAGGTCGAGCACGTGCTCGCCACCCAGACGTTGCCGTTGCGGCCGTTCAAAACGATGGCGGTCAACGTCGACGGTGAACTGCCCGCCGGCGTGAGCGCCAAGGACGTCATCCTGGCGCTGATCGCCAAGATCGGCACCGGCGGCGGTCAGGGTCATGTCATCGAATACCGCGGCAGCGCCATCGAATCGCTGTCGATGGAGGGCCGCATGACGGTTTGCAACATGAGCATCGAGGCCGGTGCCCGGGCGGGCATGGTGGCGCCCGACGAGACCACCTACGAGTTTCTGCGCGGCCGCCCGCACGCGCCGACGGGCGCGCAATGGGACGCGGCGGTCGACTATTGGCAGCAACTGCGCACCGACGACGGCGCCGTTTTCGACACCGAGGTCTTCCTCGACGCGGCCTCGCTCAGCCCGTTCGTCACGTGGGGCACCAATCCGGGCCAGGGGGTGCCGTTGGCGGCCGCCGTGCCGGATCCCGAGATGCTGGCCGACGACGACGAGCGGCAGGCCGCGGAGAAAGCGTTGGCCTACATGGACCTTCGCCCCGGTATGCCGATGCGCGACATCGCGGTCGACGCGGTGTTCGTCGGGTCTTGTACCAACGGTCGTATCGAGGATCTCCGGGTAGTAGCCGACATCCTGCGCGGCCGCAAGGTGGCCCCGGGCGTGCGAATGCTGGTGGTGCCCGGCTCGATGCGGGTACGCGCGCAGGCCGAAGCCGAAGGCCTCGGTGAGATTTTCGTCACGGCCGGCGCCGAATGGCGGCAGGCGGGATGCTCGATGTGCCTGGGGATGAACCCCGATCAGCTTGCGCCCGGCGAACGCTGCGCCGCGACGTCCAACCGCAACTTCGAAGGGCGGCAGGGCAAAGGCGGCCGCACCCATCTCGTCTCGCCTGCGGTCGCCGCGGCGACCGCGCTGCGTGGGACCCTATCTGCCCCGGCCGACTTGGCCTGA
- the leuD gene encoding 3-isopropylmalate dehydratase small subunit: protein MEAFVTHTGIGVPLRRSNVDTDQIIPAVYLKRVTRTGFEDGLFATWRSDPSFVLNLSPFDRGSVLVAGPDFGTGSSREHAVWALMDYGFRVVISSRFGDIFRGNAGKAGLLAAEVSQEGVELLWKLIEQSPGLEITANLQDRNITAGTTVLPFKIDDHTAWRLLEGLDDIGLTLRKLREIESFEAARPEWKPRTLPVS from the coding sequence ATGGAAGCCTTCGTCACCCACACCGGTATCGGCGTGCCCCTGCGGCGTTCCAACGTCGACACCGATCAGATCATCCCGGCGGTCTATTTGAAGCGCGTCACCCGAACCGGATTCGAGGACGGCTTGTTTGCGACTTGGCGCTCGGACCCCTCATTCGTGCTCAATCTCAGCCCCTTTGACCGGGGCTCGGTTCTGGTCGCCGGACCCGACTTCGGCACCGGATCCTCGCGCGAGCACGCGGTGTGGGCGCTCATGGACTACGGCTTCCGGGTGGTCATCTCGTCTCGATTCGGTGACATTTTCCGGGGCAACGCGGGCAAGGCGGGGCTGCTGGCGGCCGAAGTCAGCCAGGAGGGGGTGGAACTGCTTTGGAAGCTGATCGAGCAGAGTCCGGGGCTGGAAATCACTGCCAATCTTCAAGATCGAAATATCACCGCCGGAACGACGGTGCTGCCGTTCAAGATTGACGATCACACCGCGTGGCGATTGCTGGAAGGGCTGGACGATATAGGCCTTACGCTGCGGAAACTCCGGGAAATCGAATCTTTCGAGGCCGCCCGTCCGGAATGGAAACCGCGCACTCTGCCCGTCTCGTGA
- a CDS encoding HU family DNA-binding protein yields the protein MVNKAELIDVLAQKLGSDRRQATAAVENFVDTVVRAVQKGESVTITGFGVFEQRRRAARVARNPRTGETVKVRPTSVPAFRPGAQFKAVVSGAQRLPSEGPAVKRGVVAGVAKKAAAKKAPAKKAAVKKAAPAKKAAPVKKAAVKKAPVKKAPVKKAAVKKAVTKAPVRKAATKAPAKKVATKAPVRKAATKAPAKKAAVKKAPAKKTAAKRGRK from the coding sequence ATGGTCAACAAAGCAGAGCTCATTGATGTGCTCGCACAGAAATTGGGCTCGGACCGTCGGCAGGCGACCGCCGCCGTCGAAAATTTCGTCGACACCGTCGTGCGTGCGGTGCAGAAGGGCGAGAGCGTAACCATTACCGGTTTCGGCGTGTTCGAACAGCGCCGCCGCGCAGCGCGTGTGGCGCGTAACCCGCGTACCGGTGAGACGGTGAAAGTTAGGCCGACGTCCGTTCCGGCGTTCCGTCCGGGTGCTCAATTCAAAGCGGTTGTCTCTGGGGCACAGCGCCTCCCGTCGGAAGGACCTGCCGTGAAACGTGGTGTTGTCGCAGGCGTCGCCAAGAAGGCTGCGGCCAAGAAGGCGCCCGCCAAGAAGGCCGCGGTGAAGAAGGCTGCGCCGGCGAAGAAGGCCGCGCCGGTCAAGAAGGCCGCGGTGAAGAAGGCTCCGGTGAAGAAGGCTCCGGTGAAGAAGGCCGCGGTGAAGAAGGCCGTGACCAAGGCTCCGGTGCGCAAGGCCGCGACCAAGGCGCCGGCCAAGAAGGTTGCGACCAAGGCTCCGGTGCGCAAGGCCGCGACCAAGGCCCCGGCCAAGAAGGCCGCGGTCAAGAAGGCTCCGGCCAAGAAGACCGCCGCAAAGCGCGGTCGCAAGTAA
- the mutT1 gene encoding 8-oxo-(d)GTP phosphatase MutT1, which translates to MSESRLVYAAGAVLWQLANADSANPKLEVAVIHRPRYEDWSLPKGKVDPGETAPMAAVREVLEETGQHCVLGRRLVSVSYPIEQGVKKVYYWAARSIGGEFAPGKEVDELIWLPVDEAMRKLDYAQDRKVLRRFTKQPEDTKTVLIVRHGTAGRKSRFSGDDRKRPLDKRGRAQAEALVPQLMCFGATDVYAADRLRCHQTVEPLAEELGVTIHNEPALTEEAYAKNSKRARHRALEIAQHEGTPVICTQGRVIPDLIAWWCERDGVRPDKSRNHKGSTWVLSLAGGRLIAADHIGGALAANVRA; encoded by the coding sequence GTGTCGGAAAGCCGGCTCGTTTATGCCGCAGGCGCGGTGCTGTGGCAATTAGCCAATGCTGATTCGGCCAACCCGAAGCTGGAAGTCGCCGTCATTCACCGTCCCCGCTACGAGGACTGGTCGCTGCCGAAGGGCAAAGTCGATCCCGGCGAGACCGCACCCATGGCGGCGGTGCGGGAAGTGCTGGAGGAGACGGGACAGCACTGCGTCCTCGGCAGGCGTCTGGTGTCGGTCAGTTATCCGATCGAGCAGGGCGTCAAGAAGGTGTACTACTGGGCGGCGCGTAGCATCGGCGGCGAGTTCGCCCCGGGCAAGGAAGTCGACGAGCTGATCTGGCTGCCGGTCGATGAGGCGATGCGCAAACTTGACTACGCCCAGGATCGAAAAGTGTTGCGCCGCTTTACAAAGCAGCCCGAGGACACGAAGACAGTGTTGATCGTCCGGCACGGGACGGCCGGTCGCAAGTCGCGCTTCTCCGGCGACGACCGCAAGCGGCCACTGGACAAACGGGGCCGCGCCCAGGCCGAGGCCTTGGTGCCACAGCTGATGTGCTTCGGCGCCACCGACGTCTACGCCGCCGACCGGCTGCGCTGTCACCAGACCGTCGAACCGCTCGCGGAGGAACTCGGTGTCACGATCCACAACGAGCCGGCGCTGACCGAAGAGGCCTACGCCAAGAACAGCAAGCGCGCCCGGCACCGGGCGCTAGAGATCGCGCAACACGAGGGCACACCCGTGATCTGCACGCAAGGCAGGGTGATCCCTGATCTCATCGCATGGTGGTGCGAACGCGACGGAGTGCGGCCCGACAAGTCCCGAAACCACAAGGGCAGCACCTGGGTCCTATCGCTGGCGGGGGGACGGCTGATAGCCGCCGACCACATCGGTGGGGCGCTGGCCGCCAACGTGCGGGCCTGA
- a CDS encoding RNA degradosome polyphosphate kinase codes for MMSNDLRVTEIEAEARPDESVWQHGDSALTAPPAATPAAIHDALPEDRYLNRELSWLDFNARVLALAADTSLPLLERAKFLAIFASNLDEFYMVRVAGLKRRDEMGLSVRSADGLTPREQLARIGEQTQKIATRHARAFLDSVRPALAAEGIYIVTWADLDQAERDQLSTYFNEQVFPVLTPLAVDPAHPFPFVSGLSLNLAVTVRRPDDGAQHFARVKVPDNVDRFVELEVRGDDDEGRPIVRYLPTEELIAAFLPVLFPGMEIVEHHAFRITRNADYEVEEDRDEDLLQALERELARRRFGSPVRLEIADDMTESMLELLLRELDVNPSDVIEVPGLLDLSSLWQIYGIDRPALKDPTWVPATSPAFADRETPKSIFATLREGDVLLHHPYESFSTSVQRFIEQAAADPNVLAIKQTLYRTSGDSPIVRALIAAAEAGKQVVAMVEIKARFDEQANIRWARTLEQSGVHVVYGYVGLKTHCKTCLVVRREGSTIRRYCHIGTGNYNGKTARLYEDVGLLTASPDIGADLTDLFNSLTGYSRKVSYRNLLVAPHSIRTGIIERVEREIETHREHGGGRIRMKMNALVDEQVIDSLYHASQAGVQVEVVVRGICALRPGVHGFSENITVRSILGRYLEHSRIMHFNRINEFWIGSADMMHRNLDRRVEALVQVKDPKLTGYLDDLFTSALDPSTRCWELESDGQWIAAPRDGHTVRDHQESLMERHRSN; via the coding sequence GTGATGAGCAATGATCTCAGGGTGACCGAAATCGAAGCTGAAGCACGCCCAGACGAATCCGTGTGGCAGCACGGAGACTCGGCTCTGACCGCGCCACCGGCCGCCACCCCCGCCGCGATCCACGACGCGCTGCCCGAAGATCGGTACCTCAACCGGGAACTGAGCTGGCTGGACTTCAACGCCCGCGTACTGGCGCTGGCCGCCGACACGTCGCTGCCGCTGCTGGAGCGCGCCAAGTTCCTGGCGATCTTCGCCTCCAACCTCGACGAGTTCTACATGGTCCGCGTCGCCGGACTCAAGCGCCGCGACGAGATGGGCCTGTCGGTGCGCTCGGCCGACGGCCTGACGCCGCGCGAGCAACTGGCGCGCATCGGTGAGCAGACTCAGAAGATCGCGACGCGGCACGCGCGCGCGTTCCTCGACTCGGTGCGACCGGCACTGGCCGCCGAGGGCATCTACATCGTCACGTGGGCCGACCTGGATCAGGCTGAGCGCGACCAACTGTCCACCTATTTCAACGAGCAGGTCTTCCCCGTCCTGACACCGCTCGCCGTCGACCCGGCGCACCCGTTCCCTTTCGTCAGCGGCCTGAGCCTGAACCTGGCGGTCACGGTGCGCCGGCCCGACGACGGCGCCCAGCACTTTGCGCGGGTCAAGGTGCCCGACAACGTCGATCGCTTCGTCGAACTCGAGGTGCGCGGCGACGACGACGAGGGTCGGCCCATCGTTCGCTACCTGCCCACCGAAGAGCTGATCGCGGCCTTCCTTCCCGTGCTGTTCCCCGGCATGGAAATCGTCGAGCACCACGCGTTCCGCATCACCCGCAATGCCGACTACGAGGTCGAAGAGGACCGCGACGAGGACCTGCTGCAAGCGCTGGAACGCGAGTTGGCGCGCAGGCGGTTCGGCTCGCCGGTGCGCCTCGAGATCGCCGACGACATGACCGAGAGCATGCTCGAGCTGTTGCTGCGCGAGCTCGACGTCAATCCCAGTGACGTCATCGAGGTCCCGGGGCTGCTCGACCTTTCGTCGTTGTGGCAGATCTACGGCATCGACCGCCCGGCGCTCAAAGACCCGACGTGGGTTCCGGCCACCAGCCCCGCCTTCGCCGATCGCGAAACACCCAAGAGCATCTTCGCGACACTGCGCGAAGGCGATGTGCTGCTTCATCATCCGTACGAATCGTTTTCGACCAGCGTGCAACGGTTCATCGAGCAGGCCGCCGCCGACCCCAACGTGCTGGCGATCAAGCAGACGCTCTACCGCACCTCCGGTGACTCGCCGATCGTGCGTGCGCTGATCGCCGCCGCCGAGGCCGGAAAGCAAGTCGTGGCAATGGTGGAGATCAAAGCCCGCTTCGACGAGCAGGCCAACATCCGCTGGGCACGCACCCTTGAGCAGTCGGGCGTCCACGTCGTCTACGGCTACGTCGGACTCAAGACGCACTGCAAGACCTGCCTGGTGGTGCGTCGCGAGGGTTCGACGATAAGGCGCTACTGCCACATCGGGACCGGCAATTACAACGGGAAGACGGCGCGGCTGTACGAGGACGTCGGCCTGCTCACCGCCTCCCCCGACATCGGCGCGGACCTGACGGACTTGTTCAATTCGCTCACCGGGTATTCGCGCAAGGTTTCCTACCGCAATCTGCTGGTGGCACCGCACAGCATCCGCACCGGAATCATCGAGCGCGTCGAGCGCGAAATCGAGACGCACCGCGAACACGGCGGTGGCCGCATCCGGATGAAGATGAACGCTCTGGTCGACGAACAAGTCATCGACTCGCTGTATCACGCGTCGCAGGCCGGCGTGCAAGTCGAGGTGGTGGTGCGCGGCATCTGCGCGCTGCGTCCGGGCGTGCACGGCTTCTCCGAGAACATCACGGTTCGCTCCATCCTTGGCCGTTACCTCGAGCACTCGCGGATCATGCATTTCAATCGCATCAACGAGTTCTGGATTGGCAGCGCCGACATGATGCACCGCAACCTCGACCGGCGTGTCGAAGCGCTGGTTCAGGTCAAGGATCCCAAGCTGACTGGATACCTGGACGACTTGTTCACCTCGGCGCTGGACCCGTCCACGCGGTGCTGGGAACTCGAATCCGACGGGCAGTGGATCGCCGCGCCGCGCGACGGTCACACCGTGCGCGATCACCAGGAGTCACTGATGGAGCGCCACCGCAGCAACTGA
- the cofC gene encoding 2-phospho-L-lactate guanylyltransferase yields MSGTRADGAGEHGGDVALIVAVKRLTAAKTRLAPVFSATTREKVVLAMLIDTLTAAAAVEAVGSITVITPDDDAAAAAAGLGANVLPDPTPAGHADPLNNAIAVAERALAAEFTNTVVLQGDLPALQTQELAEAIAAARQYRRSFVADRLATGTAALCAFGAGLDPEFGSDSAARHRRSGAIELTGAWPGLRCDVDTPADLTAARRLGVGSATARAITPH; encoded by the coding sequence ATGAGCGGCACACGCGCCGACGGGGCGGGCGAGCACGGAGGCGACGTGGCGTTGATTGTCGCCGTCAAACGGCTGACCGCCGCCAAGACCAGGCTGGCGCCGGTGTTTTCGGCGACCACCCGCGAGAAGGTGGTGCTGGCCATGCTCATCGACACGCTGACCGCTGCCGCGGCCGTCGAAGCCGTCGGCTCGATCACCGTCATCACACCCGACGACGACGCGGCAGCCGCGGCGGCCGGGCTCGGAGCAAACGTGCTCCCTGATCCGACGCCCGCGGGCCATGCCGACCCCCTCAACAACGCTATCGCCGTCGCCGAACGCGCGCTCGCCGCCGAGTTCACCAATACCGTTGTGCTACAAGGTGATCTACCCGCTCTGCAGACACAGGAACTGGCCGAGGCGATCGCGGCCGCCCGTCAGTACCGGCGCAGCTTCGTCGCCGACCGACTGGCCACCGGAACCGCCGCGCTGTGCGCGTTCGGCGCCGGCCTCGATCCCGAGTTCGGCTCGGATTCGGCCGCGCGCCACCGTCGTTCGGGCGCGATCGAGTTGACCGGCGCGTGGCCCGGGCTGCGCTGCGACGTCGACACCCCGGCCGACCTGACGGCCGCCCGCCGCCTCGGGGTCGGCTCGGCGACCGCGCGCGCCATCACGCCGCACTGA
- a CDS encoding NAD(P)H-dependent glycerol-3-phosphate dehydrogenase yields MAGSATAVAVMGAGAWGTALAKVLVEAGGPEAEVRLWARRPEVAEQINTTRYNPAYLPGAELAPGIRATSDAAEALRGVTTVLLSVPAQTMRANLERWAPLIADGATLVSVAKGIELGTLMRMSQVIVSVTGADASQVGVISGPNLASEIAEGQPAATVVACSDSGRAVAVQRMLNTGYFRPYTNSDVVGTEIGGACKNVIALAAGMAAGVGLGENTAAAIITRGLAEIMRLGIALGAKGATLAGLAGVGDLVATCTSPHSRNRTLGEQLGRGASLEATLQGSPDGSSGHVVEGVTSSESVLALAASYDVEMPLTDAVHRVCHKGLSVDEAMALLLGRRTKPE; encoded by the coding sequence ATGGCCGGCTCGGCGACCGCGGTTGCGGTGATGGGCGCCGGTGCCTGGGGCACCGCGCTGGCCAAGGTCCTCGTCGAGGCCGGGGGGCCCGAAGCAGAGGTCAGGCTGTGGGCGCGGCGCCCCGAGGTGGCCGAACAGATCAATACGACCCGGTACAACCCTGCCTATCTGCCGGGCGCCGAGCTGGCCCCCGGGATCCGTGCCACCTCCGACGCCGCCGAGGCGCTGCGCGGCGTGACGACGGTGCTGCTGAGCGTGCCGGCCCAGACGATGCGGGCCAACCTGGAGCGGTGGGCCCCGCTGATCGCCGACGGCGCGACCCTGGTGAGCGTGGCCAAGGGCATCGAGCTGGGCACCCTGATGCGGATGAGCCAGGTCATCGTGTCGGTGACCGGGGCGGACGCCTCGCAGGTCGGCGTCATCTCCGGACCGAACCTGGCCAGCGAGATCGCCGAGGGCCAGCCCGCCGCGACCGTCGTCGCCTGCAGCGACTCGGGGCGGGCGGTCGCCGTGCAGCGCATGCTCAACACCGGGTACTTCCGCCCGTATACCAATAGTGATGTGGTCGGCACCGAGATCGGCGGGGCCTGCAAGAACGTCATCGCGCTCGCGGCCGGGATGGCGGCCGGGGTCGGCCTCGGCGAAAACACCGCGGCCGCGATCATCACCCGCGGGCTCGCGGAGATCATGCGGCTGGGCATCGCGCTGGGCGCCAAGGGCGCGACGCTGGCCGGACTGGCCGGGGTGGGCGACCTGGTGGCGACCTGCACGTCGCCGCATTCGCGCAACCGCACTTTGGGCGAGCAGTTGGGCCGCGGCGCCTCCCTGGAGGCGACGCTGCAGGGTTCCCCGGATGGCAGTTCCGGGCACGTCGTCGAGGGTGTGACGTCGTCGGAATCGGTGCTGGCGCTGGCCGCCAGTTACGACGTCGAAATGCCGCTCACCGACGCGGTGCACCGGGTCTGTCACAAGGGACTTTCGGTGGACGAGGCCATGGCCCTGCTGCTGGGCCGCAGGACCAAACCCGAGTGA
- a CDS encoding D-alanine--D-alanine ligase family protein — protein MSANDRVRVAVVFGGRSNEHAISCVSAGSILRHLDPRRFEVVAIGITPDGGWVLTDGDPAALAITNRQLPQVTADSGTELALPADPRRGGQLVSLSPGAGEVLAPVLGEVDVVFPVLHGPYGEDGTIQGLLELAGVPYVGAGVLASAAGMDKEFTKKLLLAEGLPVGKHAVLRPSDVTLHPEQRERLGLPVFVKPARGGSSIGVSRVSSWDQLPAAVDNARRHDPKVIVEAAITGRELECGVLEMPDGTVEASTLGEIRVAGVRGREDSFYDFATKYLDEAAELDVPAKVDDEIADTIRQLAIRAFKAIDCQGLARVDFFLTEDGPVINEINTMPGFTTISMYPRMWAASGVDYPTLVATMVETALARGVGLR, from the coding sequence GTGAGTGCCAACGACCGGGTGCGGGTGGCTGTCGTTTTCGGCGGGCGCAGCAATGAGCATGCCATTTCGTGCGTCTCGGCCGGCAGCATCCTGCGCCATCTCGACCCGCGGCGGTTCGAGGTGGTCGCGATCGGTATCACGCCCGATGGCGGGTGGGTGCTCACCGATGGCGACCCGGCGGCGCTGGCCATCACCAACCGGCAATTACCGCAGGTGACCGCTGATTCGGGAACCGAGCTGGCGCTGCCGGCCGATCCCCGCCGCGGCGGCCAACTGGTCTCGTTGTCACCCGGCGCGGGCGAGGTCCTGGCCCCTGTCCTGGGCGAGGTCGACGTCGTATTCCCGGTGCTGCACGGCCCGTACGGCGAAGACGGCACCATCCAGGGCCTGCTGGAGTTGGCCGGGGTGCCCTACGTCGGAGCCGGGGTGCTGGCCAGTGCCGCCGGGATGGACAAGGAATTCACCAAAAAGCTGCTGCTGGCCGAGGGCCTGCCGGTCGGCAAGCATGCGGTGTTGCGGCCCTCGGATGTCACCTTGCATCCCGAGCAGCGCGAGCGACTGGGCTTGCCCGTGTTCGTCAAACCCGCCCGGGGCGGTTCGTCGATCGGCGTGAGCCGCGTCTCGAGCTGGGACCAGCTGCCCGCCGCGGTCGACAACGCCCGGCGCCATGACCCGAAGGTGATCGTCGAGGCGGCGATCACCGGGCGCGAGCTGGAATGCGGCGTCCTCGAAATGCCGGACGGCACAGTCGAAGCCAGCACACTCGGGGAGATCAGGGTGGCCGGGGTGCGGGGGCGTGAGGACTCATTCTACGATTTCGCGACCAAATACCTGGACGAGGCAGCGGAATTGGACGTGCCCGCCAAGGTCGACGACGAAATCGCCGACACCATACGCCAATTGGCGATCCGGGCGTTCAAGGCCATCGATTGCCAGGGGCTCGCCCGGGTAGATTTCTTCCTGACCGAGGACGGCCCGGTGATCAACGAGATCAACACGATGCCGGGGTTCACCACGATCTCGATGTACCCCAGGATGTGGGCGGCCAGCGGCGTCGACTATCCCACGCTGGTGGCGACGATGGTCGAGACCGCCCTGGCTCGCGGCGTCGGGCTGCGCTGA
- a CDS encoding DUF3515 domain-containing protein, giving the protein MIAAVALAVTAIGVVLAIAATRGTPLQPVAIPDVPAPQAADPACRALSSALPQRLGDYQRAPLAQPAPPAAAAWRSGPDSEPVVLRCGLERPADFVVGAPIQVVDRVQWFRIAAQQQSAGPPAVTAGRSTWYAVDRPVYVALTLPSGSGPTPIQQLSEVIDRTLAVAPIDPAAPR; this is encoded by the coding sequence ATGATCGCCGCGGTCGCCCTGGCCGTCACGGCGATCGGCGTGGTCCTGGCCATCGCGGCCACCCGCGGGACACCCCTGCAACCGGTCGCCATTCCCGACGTCCCGGCCCCCCAGGCCGCCGATCCCGCCTGCCGGGCGCTCTCGAGCGCGTTGCCGCAGCGCCTCGGCGACTATCAGCGCGCGCCCCTCGCGCAGCCGGCTCCCCCCGCCGCGGCCGCCTGGCGGTCCGGACCGGACAGCGAGCCCGTGGTGCTGCGATGCGGACTCGAGCGTCCGGCGGACTTCGTGGTGGGAGCCCCGATTCAGGTCGTCGATCGCGTGCAGTGGTTTCGCATTGCGGCCCAACAGCAATCGGCCGGCCCCCCAGCCGTCACGGCGGGCCGATCGACCTGGTACGCCGTCGATCGGCCGGTCTATGTGGCGCTGACCCTGCCCTCGGGATCCGGGCCGACGCCGATCCAGCAGCTGTCCGAGGTGATCGACCGCACCCTCGCCGTGGCGCCGATCGACCCGGCTGCGCCTCGTTGA
- a CDS encoding thiamine-phosphate kinase: MRDEGSAAADRPPTLRQVGEFAVIERLVRGRGQPTAVLLGPGDDAALVSAGDGRVAVSTDMLVQDRHFRLDWSTPHDVGRKAIAQNAADIEAMGGRPTAFVVGFGAPAETPADAADELARGMWDEAVTVGAGIAGGDLVSCPLWVVSVTVLGDLQGRAPVRRSGARAGAVVAVTGDLGRSAAGYALWDKGVDDFSDLRRRHLVPQPPYGEGAAAAAAGAQAMIDVSDGLLADLGHIADASGVGIDLSSEALAADRDVLGAAAVAAGADAWSWVLGGGEDHALVACFADAAPAGWRVIGRVLDGSARVLVDGARWQGYAGWESFGG, translated from the coding sequence GTGCGCGACGAAGGATCCGCGGCGGCCGATCGGCCGCCCACGCTGCGGCAGGTCGGCGAGTTCGCCGTCATCGAGCGCCTGGTGCGGGGCCGCGGCCAGCCCACCGCGGTGCTGCTCGGGCCCGGCGACGACGCGGCGCTGGTGTCCGCAGGGGACGGCCGGGTCGCCGTGTCGACCGACATGCTGGTGCAGGACCGGCACTTCCGGCTGGACTGGTCCACCCCGCACGACGTCGGCCGCAAGGCGATCGCGCAGAACGCCGCCGACATCGAGGCGATGGGTGGGCGCCCGACGGCCTTCGTGGTCGGCTTCGGCGCGCCCGCCGAGACGCCGGCGGACGCGGCCGACGAGCTGGCTCGGGGAATGTGGGACGAGGCGGTCACGGTCGGCGCCGGCATCGCCGGGGGCGATCTGGTCAGCTGCCCACTGTGGGTGGTGTCGGTGACCGTGCTCGGCGATCTGCAGGGTCGCGCGCCGGTGCGGCGTTCGGGAGCGCGGGCTGGCGCCGTGGTGGCCGTCACCGGTGATCTGGGCCGTTCGGCCGCGGGATACGCATTGTGGGACAAGGGAGTCGATGACTTCAGCGACCTGCGACGCCGTCATCTGGTGCCGCAGCCGCCGTACGGCGAGGGTGCCGCGGCCGCGGCCGCGGGCGCGCAGGCGATGATCGACGTGTCCGACGGTCTGCTCGCCGATCTGGGCCACATCGCCGACGCGTCCGGCGTGGGCATCGACCTGTCCAGCGAGGCGCTGGCGGCCGATCGGGACGTGCTGGGCGCGGCGGCCGTGGCCGCGGGCGCCGATGCGTGGTCGTGGGTGCTGGGAGGCGGCGAAGACCACGCGCTGGTGGCGTGTTTCGCCGATGCGGCCCCGGCGGGGTGGCGCGTGATCGGCCGGGTGCTCGACGGCTCGGCCCGGGTGTTGGTCGACGGCGCGCGGTGGCAGGGATACGCGGGCTGGGAATCTTTCGGCGGTTGA